A window of Castanea sativa cultivar Marrone di Chiusa Pesio chromosome 1, ASM4071231v1 contains these coding sequences:
- the LOC142605816 gene encoding casein kinase 1-like protein 3, which produces MERIVGSKYKLGRKIGSGSFGEIFLATHVDSFEIVAVKIENSKTKHPQLLYEAKLYNILQGGRGIPNIRWSGIDGEDNVLVLDLLGPSLEDLLVYCGRKFSLKTVLMLADQMITRIEYVHSKGFLHRDIKPDNFLMGLGRKANQVYIIDFGLAKRYRDATTNRHIPYRENKNLTGTARYASCNTHLGIEQSRRDDLESLGYVLLYFLRGSLPWQGLKAATKKQKYDKICEKKLSTPIEVLCKSHPVEFASYFHYCHSLTFDQRPDYGFLKRLFHDLFDREGYELDYIFDWTIIKYQQSQKSRTQPRLSPVPGGSSSHAMPMDVDNHQGVNASYPAEATERIRTGNSSGPGVRMHFKSPMTKNVNSENPIEKNVLSEAHMASTSYSLAGTSKRNSSKPVLPSEATNPGNGHGNRMGPSSSWISSLPRISSAK; this is translated from the exons ATGGAACGAATCGTCGGCAGCAAGTACAAGCTCGGCCGCAAGATCGGCAGTGGATCCTTCGGCGAAATCTTCCTCG CTACTCATGTAGATTCCTTTGAGATCGTCGCCGTTAAAATC gaaAATAGTAAAACAAAGCATCCGCAGTTGCTTTACGAGGCCAAGTTATACAACATTCTTCAAGGAGGAA GGGGAATTCCTAATATAAGATGGTCTGGGATAGACGGTGAGGATAATGTACTTGTGCTTGATTTGTTGGGGCCGAGTCTTGAGGATCTGTTGGTGTATTGCGGGAGGAAGTTCTCATTGAAGACGGTGTTGATGTTGGCTGATCAAATG atTACGAGAATTGAGTACGTCCACTCCAAAGGATTTTTACATAGAGATATAAAACCTGACAACTTCCTCATGGGTCTTGGTCGGAAAGCAAATCAG GTCTACATAATTGATTTTGGGCTTGCAAAACGATATCGGGACGCAACAACCAATCGTCATATTCCTTACAG GGAGAATAAAAACTTGACGGGAACTGCACGTTATGCAAGTTGCAATACTCATCTTGGAATTG AGCAAAGCCGGCGGGATGATTTGGAATCACTTGGATATgtgcttttatattttttgagaggAAG CCTTCCATGGCAGGGTTTAAAAGCCGCCACAAAGAAGCAAAAGTATGACAAAATATGTGAGAAGAAGTTATCAACTCCTATTGAG GTTCTCTGCAAATCTCATCCAGTGGAGTTTGCTTCATACTTTCATTACTGTCACTCACTAACATTTGATCAGCGGCCTGATTATGGATTCTTAAAGCGTCTCTTCCATGACTTATTTGATCGGGAAG GGTATGAATTAGATTACATATTTGATTGGACAATCATAAAGTACCAGCAGTCTCAAAAGAGTAGAACCCAGCCTCGATTATCT CCAGTTCCCGGAGGGAGCAGCAGCCATGCAATGCCAATGGATGTGGACAATCATCAAG GTGTTAATGCTTCTTATCCAGCTGAAGCAACAGAGCGCATTAGAACTGGAAATTCTAGCGGTCCTGGTGTTCGGATGCATTTTAAATCACCAATGACCAAGAATGTAAATTCTGAGAATCCTATTGAGAAGAAT GTTCTGAGTGAAGCACACATGGCCTCTACTTCGTATTCGCTTGCTGGTACCTCCAAACGAAACTCCTCAAAGCCTGTTTTGCCCTCTGAAGCAACAAATCCTGGTAATGGACATGGCAATAGAATGGGTCCTTCGAGTAGCTGGATTTCATCACTGCCACGCATCTCTTCTGCGAAGTGA